A stretch of DNA from Candidatus Binataceae bacterium:
CACCCGGGCCTGGCCCTTGGCCGGGGCGGTTTGGTCACGGCGCGACCTACTGGCGGCGATGGCCACGATGGGCGCGGCGGCGCTAGCCCCAGGGGCACTGGCAGCCAGTGGGCCCAGCCGGCGGATCATCGATGTGCATCATCACATGCTGCCAACCAGCTACGTGGCCCGTTATCGCAAGGACCTGGTGAGCTGGAAATGGAGCCCGCAAAGCTCGATCGACGATATGGATCGCAACGGGGTGCGGATGGCGATCGTGTCGGCGATCGATCCCGGCATCTGGTTTGGCGACGTCAAGCAGGCGCGCGAATTGGCCCGCCAGTATAACGAATATGGCGCGCGCATGGTGCAGGATTATCCCGGTCGCTTCGGCTTCTTCGCCACTCTGCCGCTACCCGATACCGAGGGTAGCCTCAAGGAGATTGCTTACGGCCTGGACGTCCTCAAGGCCGATGGTATCGGCCTGTTCACCGACTATGCCGGCCATTACCTGGGCGAGCCCCAGTTCGCCCCGGTCTTCGACGAACTCAATCGGCGTCGGGCCGTGGTCTATGTCCATCCGGGGCGCCCACCGTGCTGCAGCACCCTAGTGCCACAGGTGGCCACCGCAATCGAGGAATATCCCTTCGATACCACCCGTACCATTACCAGCTTGCTCTACACCGGTACCCTGACTCGCTGCACCAACGTTCAGTTCATCTTTTCCCATGGCGGCGGCACCTTGCCCTTCCTGGCCGACCGAATCGCCAGCGAGGGACGCAACAAGAAACTGGCGGCGCTGCTACCGCATGGCCCGATGC
This window harbors:
- a CDS encoding amidohydrolase family protein, which produces MARREQQEPIDTRAWPLAGAVWSRRDLLAAMATMGAAALAPGALAASGPSRRIIDVHHHMLPTSYVARYRKDLVSWKWSPQSSIDDMDRNGVRMAIVSAIDPGIWFGDVKQARELARQYNEYGARMVQDYPGRFGFFATLPLPDTEGSLKEIAYGLDVLKADGIGLFTDYAGHYLGEPQFAPVFDELNRRRAVVYVHPGRPPCCSTLVPQVATAIEEYPFDTTRTITSLLYTGTLTRCTNVQFIFSHGGGTLPFLADRIASEGRNKKLAALLPHGPMHELHRLNFDTASVTNGPAFAALLKFTSPQHVLFGTDFPWGNAHRTLSGLDSLGLSRATLRDIEYLNALNLFPRLRRT